One Xenopus tropicalis strain Nigerian chromosome 8, UCB_Xtro_10.0, whole genome shotgun sequence genomic window carries:
- the LOC116406763 gene encoding T-lymphocyte surface antigen Ly-9-like isoform X1 has product MKPIELVFFLSLVLQICSVTGNGPVPVIDHVEGSVVLPYSLSVPVREAYWDFPCNGHRVKVAEFRDQKFSITREEFRSRMDCSDNGTSLMIRNLRMNDSGIYTALIYDTEQRRHEISYNLTVFKLVPKPDIKKRNEDGQCNYTLHCSIQSDSSALSYSWMYRYNNFEYQHYANGSTIQISAQKNTWEFLCLVENPVHKNNETFTVPTCHGIQTVNAENKRLRVLLIGATVPVLLAVVIAVFLITRIQIKMKADIIYKEIQVFPKKSTNQENGTDSKGLLYQETTYVDVKR; this is encoded by the exons ATGAAACCCATTGAACTTGTGTTTTTTCTGTCACTGGTCTTACAAATTTGCTCTG TAACAGGAAATGGGCCTGTCCCAGTGATTGACCATGTAGAAGGTTCTGTCGTGCTGCCATACAGCCTGTCAGTTCCAGTTAGAGAAGCATATTGGGATTTTCCATGCAATGGACACAGAGTAAAAGTGGCCGAATTCAGAGACCAAAAGTTTAGTATCACCAGGGAGGAGTTCCGCAGCCGCATGGATTGCTCTGACAATGGAACCTCATTAATGATCAGAAATCTGAGAATGAACGACAGTGGGATCTACACTGCACTCATTTATGACACTGAACAGAGAAGACATGAAATATCTTATAATCTCACAGTATTCA AGCTGGTTCCCAAGCCAGACATAAAGAAGCGGAATGAAGATGGTCAGTGTAATTACACCCTTCACTGTTCCATCCAATCAGACTCCTCAGCGCTGTCCTACAGTTGGATGTACAGATATAATAACTTTGAGTATCAACACTATGCAAATGGGAGCACAATCCAAATCTCAGCACAGAAAAACACATGGGAATTTCTCTGCTTGGTAGAAAATCCTGTACACAAGAACAATGAGACTTTTACTGTACCAACCTGTCATGGGATACAAACAG TTAATGCTGAAAATAAAAGGCTTCGAGTGTTATTGATTGGTGCAACTGTACCTGTACTCCTTGCAGTTGTAATTGCTGTGTTTCTAATAACAAGAATACAGATAAAAATG AAGGCTGACATTATATATAAAGAAATTCAGGTTTTTCCAAAGAAAAGTACAAATCAG GAAAATGGAACTGACAGCAAAGGTTTGTTGTATCAAGAAACAACCTATGTTGATGTAAAGCGATAG
- the LOC116406763 gene encoding uncharacterized protein LOC116406763 isoform X2: MKPIELVFFLSLVLQICSVTGNGPVPVIDHVEGSVVLPYSLSVPVREAYWDFPCNGHRVKVAEFRDQKFSITREEFRSRMDCSDNGTSLMIRNLRMNDSGIYTALIYDTEQRRHEISYNLTVFINAENKRLRVLLIGATVPVLLAVVIAVFLITRIQIKMKADIIYKEIQVFPKKSTNQENGTDSKGLLYQETTYVDVKR; this comes from the exons ATGAAACCCATTGAACTTGTGTTTTTTCTGTCACTGGTCTTACAAATTTGCTCTG TAACAGGAAATGGGCCTGTCCCAGTGATTGACCATGTAGAAGGTTCTGTCGTGCTGCCATACAGCCTGTCAGTTCCAGTTAGAGAAGCATATTGGGATTTTCCATGCAATGGACACAGAGTAAAAGTGGCCGAATTCAGAGACCAAAAGTTTAGTATCACCAGGGAGGAGTTCCGCAGCCGCATGGATTGCTCTGACAATGGAACCTCATTAATGATCAGAAATCTGAGAATGAACGACAGTGGGATCTACACTGCACTCATTTATGACACTGAACAGAGAAGACATGAAATATCTTATAATCTCACAGTATTCA TTAATGCTGAAAATAAAAGGCTTCGAGTGTTATTGATTGGTGCAACTGTACCTGTACTCCTTGCAGTTGTAATTGCTGTGTTTCTAATAACAAGAATACAGATAAAAATG AAGGCTGACATTATATATAAAGAAATTCAGGTTTTTCCAAAGAAAAGTACAAATCAG GAAAATGGAACTGACAGCAAAGGTTTGTTGTATCAAGAAACAACCTATGTTGATGTAAAGCGATAG
- the LOC116406850 gene encoding uncharacterized protein LOC116406850, which yields MEDSGIFTALIIFNGELRDISYNVTVWEPLPIPTPVIEKTLDGNSSDLCHLHCSVPSNSPTLSYSWTYRDTGTDRLYANGSTITVSLKDKALGAEFTCWVQNPAHRNSTSVPLYPCGEAKNGATGRGYLLPAIIAISLIGVILVCIIIAVYIAVYKAVYSRRKQIMQRPAAPEHQADIKDGADEQIPLQEVLSTPASMVNSTNNRLSKGHVKNWKTDLGGKTSILMLTLEVTGSYILQFVAWANMEPSHTAATGSLEIVLEALLKHLEFQEAQQAHLFQSLQLFASCLDTLQGVQGASAPSSQVSALAATPAVVQSQKS from the exons AGCCTCTCCCCATCCCTACACCAGTAATAGAGAAGACATTAGATGGGAATTCCTCTGATCTCTGCCATCTTCATTGTTCTGTCCCATCAAACTCACCAACCCTGTCCTACAGTTGGACCTACAGAGATACTGGCACTGACAGACTATATGCCAATGGCAGCACAATCACTGTATCACTGAAGGATAAGGCATTGGGGGCAGAATTTACCTGCTGGGTACAGAATCCTGCTCACAGGAACAGCACATCCGTCCCTTTATATCCATGTGGGGAGGCAAAGAATGGAG CAACTGGAAGAGGTTATCTTTTGCCCGCAATAATTGCCATAAGTTTGATCGGTGTTATACTTGTCTGCATCATTATAGCTGtatatatagctgtatataaAGCTGTATATAGCAGGAGAAAACAAATAATGCAG AGACCAGCTGCCCCGGAACACCAGGCTGATATCAAAGATGGTGCAGATGAACAGATACCGCTCCAGGAAGTCCTGTCTACTCCTGCGTCAATGGTCAACTCCACCAATAATAGACTGAGTAAGGGACATGTGAAGAACTGGAAAACAGATCTCGGAGGCAAAACTTCCATTTTAATGTT GACCCTGGAAGTTACGGGCtcctatatattacagtttgtagCTTGGGCCAACATGGAGCCCTCTCACACTGCCGCTACTGGTTCCTTGGAGATTGTCCTGGAAGCACTCCTCAAGCATCTGGAGTTCCAGGAGGCTCAACAGGCTCATCTCTTCCAGTCCCTTCAGCTTTTTGCCTCCTGTCTGGACACCCTTCAAGGGGTGCAAGGTGCTTCTGCTCCATCTTCTCAGGTTTCTGCCCTGGCTGCTACTCCTGCTGTGGTACAGTCCCAGAAATCATGA